One Engystomops pustulosus chromosome 7, aEngPut4.maternal, whole genome shotgun sequence DNA window includes the following coding sequences:
- the EGLN3 gene encoding prolyl hydroxylase EGLN3, translated as MPLKHSPPLELEKLALEHIAPRLLTYGYCYLDHVLGEEVGDQVLEQVRRLHQDGALKDGQLAGQLQGVSKRHLRGDKIAWIAGTEEGCDAIGLVLSVIDRLVVLCGNHLGQYYVKERSKAMVACYPGNGAGYVRHVDNPTGDGRCITCIYYLNKNWDAKVHGGVLRIFADGGSRIADVEPLFDRLLFFWSDRRNPHEVQPSYSTRYALTVWYFDAKERAAAKQRFKRLSESMQDSTSEEENR; from the exons ATGCCACTCAAGCATAGCCCTCCTCTGGAGCTGGAGAAGCTGGCTCTGGAGCACATTGCCCCGCGCCTACTGACCTATGGCTACTGCTACCTGGACCACGTCCTGGGAGAAGAAGTGGGCGACCAGGTTCTGGAGCAGGTCCGACGTCTACACCAGGATGGGGCGCTGAAGGATGGACAGCTGGCGGGGCAACTACAAGGGGTGTCCAAGAGGCACCTGCGCGGGGACAAGATCGCCTGGATCGCCGGTACCGAGGAGGGCTGCGACGCCATCGGACTGGTTCTGTCCGTCATTGACCGCCTGGTGGTCTTATGTGGGAACCATTTGGGCCAGTACTATGTGAAGGAGAGGTCCAAG GCAATGGTCGCCTGTTACCCTGGTAATGGAGCCGGGTATGTGCGGCACGTAGATAACCCGACCGGAGACGGGCGCTGTATTACCTGCATTTATTATCTCAACAAGAACTGGGACGCCAAG GTCCATGGTGGTGTACTGCGCATCTTTGCTGATGGCGGATCACGTATAGCGGATGTAGAACCTCTTTTTGACCGGTTGCTTTTTTTCTGGTCTGACCGACGCAACCCTCACGAGGTTCAGCCGTCTTATTCCACCAG ATACGCTCTCACCGTCTGGTATTTCGATGCCAAAGAAAGAGCCGCagccaagcagaggttcaagcgACTGAGCG AGTCTATGCAGGATTCTACCTCAGAGGAGGAGAACCGATGA